The proteins below come from a single Thermotoga sp. KOL6 genomic window:
- a CDS encoding hydroxypyruvate reductase has product MAKYRVHVNDPLDEEATKLLMGKEELEVTSEHLDKEKLMEIIPNVDVLVVRSATKVTADIIEAGKNLKIIARAGIGLDNIDLQKAKEKGVKVLNTPGASAPSVAELTIGLMLACARHIARATISLKEGKWEKKVLKGKELLGKTLGLIGFGNIGREVAKRALGFKMKVIAYDPARPETNLPVEYVDLDTLLKESDIISLHVPLSESTKHIINKESIAKMKDGVIIINTSRGGTIDEEALYEALVNGKVYAAGLDVFEVEPPNDEIRKKLLNLDNVVATPHIGASTVEGQKRVGKEIVEKIFKELGI; this is encoded by the coding sequence ATGGCGAAATACCGAGTGCATGTGAACGATCCTCTTGACGAAGAAGCCACGAAACTCCTCATGGGTAAAGAAGAACTGGAAGTGACATCCGAACATCTTGACAAAGAAAAACTGATGGAAATAATTCCAAACGTGGATGTTCTGGTGGTGAGAAGCGCTACAAAGGTTACAGCCGATATCATAGAGGCTGGTAAGAATCTAAAAATCATCGCACGAGCTGGTATAGGACTTGACAATATAGATCTGCAGAAAGCAAAAGAAAAAGGCGTAAAAGTTCTCAATACACCAGGAGCCAGCGCACCGTCGGTTGCCGAGTTAACAATAGGTTTGATGCTAGCCTGTGCACGTCACATTGCAAGAGCCACTATTTCGTTAAAAGAAGGAAAGTGGGAGAAAAAGGTTCTTAAAGGAAAAGAACTTTTGGGAAAGACACTCGGTCTCATTGGCTTTGGGAACATAGGTCGAGAAGTTGCAAAGCGAGCTCTTGGATTCAAAATGAAAGTAATCGCTTACGATCCTGCACGACCAGAAACAAATCTCCCAGTTGAGTATGTAGATCTCGATACTCTTCTCAAAGAAAGCGACATCATCTCCCTGCACGTTCCACTCAGTGAATCAACGAAACACATTATAAACAAGGAAAGTATCGCGAAGATGAAAGATGGCGTGATAATTATCAATACTTCGCGAGGTGGAACTATTGATGAAGAAGCTTTGTACGAAGCCCTTGTGAACGGAAAAGTCTATGCCGCTGGTTTGGACGTTTTTGAAGTCGAGCCGCCAAACGACGAGATCAGGAAGAAGCTCCTAAACCTTGACAACGTTGTGGCAACTCCTCATATAGGAGCTTCCACTGTAGAAGGCCAGAAAAGAGTGGGGAAAGAAATTGTGGAAAAAATTTTCAAGGAATTGGGAATTTGA